The segment TAAAAAATCTTCACTACCATAACAATGGCTGTGGTACATATGGTACATAACAAATTGAACTGATCTGGTAAAAAGTTACTAACTTTTGCAGCATCTCATAGACTTTTCTTGTACGACCCACCTGGCAAAGTTCCTGTAAttctcatattttaaaaaaataccatAATTCCTCCACAATGCAGCTGCCAGTATTACACAGAAACATATGGGCAAGCACAGGcgtaattaataacattaaagatGGCTGCATCCCATTTAGTTTGTTGAgaactgtgtattttaaacatcGACTCATACTTGAATTAGTGGCTACAATGCAGAATTTCTAAGGCGACACATTATGCTTTTCGACTTGTTTAGACAGTCTCTTGGTGCTTTGTTACGGCTCTGTGGCTCCATCACATGCAGACATACTGCATGTAGCTCAGCTGCTGTTAGTCAACAAGTTAATCTTTACAAAGTATATGTGAGTGAGGTAGGATGGGAGTCATGGGGCAGTGCCTCCTCTTGCTTGACAGAAAGCTAACCAGGTCAGTGCTTTAATTTGAATCTCAGTGCTATACTCCGGAGAGCCACAAGGGAAACAATTACTCTTCCACCGCCCCATTCATCTGCAACTTGACAGTGCAAATGTTTGTGCATGAGAGAGTGCACGCAAGCACAACAGACGGTCCTTTTTTAAATCTATCTTGAAGTGGGTAAaatgagtgcagtgaatgttcCCATTGTTCTTGAGTTCAGTCAGAGTATTTTGCCTTGTGTGCAATGcatcaacattaaaacaatatgtttGTATGACAAAAAACGTTGTGATGAGGGGAAGAGAGGGGCAGTTTAAAAGACCATATAATTCTATTCAGTGGATTCACAGCATTAAGTTTCTCAAGGATTTTTCCACAACCTCTTCTCTTGGAGCAGTGGACTTTTCCATAATACCAGCagtatattttatgtctttttgtatttttcactcTTGACTTCCATGTACTCCAATTGCTTTTTTGGTTTTGACTGTGATTCCTCTTAGATGATTGTTTGATAGAATATGTTCTAATGGAAATCTGTGGCAACACTAACCATAGCAAAACCACAGTGGAAAGAATGGCACATAACCCATGaccaaaagtaaaactgaattaGTCATTATTATATCCGAGCCACAGAATCCATGTTCTTTGGTGGCGATGTGAAGGATTTcatgatcatgatcatgatCGTGACAACAGCTTCTCCCTTCTGCTCTCATACCAAACCAAAGCTGGTCTCTGTCACCAggtactttctctctctggaaTGTTTTTCAACCCTTCAAGTGCTCTTTCACGGAGGCTAGAGAGGTATTGAGAGGGCTTCGTGATTGTGGCAGAGTAAAGATCGGTTAAATGAGTCCACCTCCCGCTCAGAGGCCTCTTTTATTCTGCGGGGTCAGCACCTCCCCCCCTTTATACCCACATAAATTggcctctctctgtgttctgtctCTTCGTTCTCCTACACAAGTGTCCATCTGGACTGTGAGAACCAGAAGGGGGCGGGAATTTAATCAATAATATCATCAGTTCCCATTAACCTATTTTTCAAAATCTCATAGAAGTTTTATCATATGGCAGATACTTGGTTACTTCCGGCTAAAATTAAAGGGCTTGCAGGTGGAGCCACGGTAGAACCATTTACAAAGCAAAGGTGACATCTGCTGGCTTAAAGGATGAACTCTAACTACATAATTCTTTGGAAATGTGTCTCATCATCTTTAGGCGTCACTCTGATGTCAGTGTCACCCTTTTGCTGTAACTTCACTTACTACTCTGTACACTAAAAACTACAGTATTAACAGAACTGACTGGTATACAATATGTATGTGAGCTAGTGAGCTGTAGTGTAGAAAATCTGTTGCACTTTGATAACATAGATAAAGGAGATACGATTTAGATCTTTTTTATTTCGCCTATAACTAAAATTTGCATGTCAGTAGTTAAATCGTTATTTAACTAAGGTGTTTTGCAAGTCCAGTACGCTGTTCTTGTTGACCTATACCAGGGTGGCTAATCTTGGTCGTTGGGATCTTGCTTGCTTGCATGtttccaaccatccctgcaTTTACaccttctgattggctgaacacagcTGATCCTGGTAATTAACAATGGACAAAACAGggacagttggaaaacaagcaggacagtgggccTTGAGGACAAGGGATAGCCACCCCTGACCTATATGATAgatatgtgagagagagagaaagaaagacagagacagacagacaggtcacctgtggtcatttttttcttcaatggAAAGTCACAAACTCATGTTAAATGAACTAACACATTTGAAATGATCATGATGTCCTTTTAATATGCAAGCATGGGTGACATTGTTTGCTGCATCCATCTTTAATCATTGTTTCAATGCAATTATTAGAAACACATAACAATGATGCCATCactcaaattaaaacattatacaACAAGAGCattacattttcagaaataaaaaaaatatattgtaaagGAAAAGAACAATCGAAcccagtgttttaaaataaaaataaggcAAAGCTGAAAGGCAAAGTATCTacagaacaaaagcaacaaaataataataataataatacttatattttctttaatttgctGTTAAACTGTACTATGATGCAGATGAATCTTGAAACATTTCTTCTGTGGCTGCTGGCTCTATTTAGACTGAAAACTGTAAATTAGCTgtgtgaaaaaagacaaagtgaagaacgatgaatccacatccacaacATTTTTGAAAATCTTGGATGGTGTATAAATTCTATGGTGGGAGATCAACTTACCACAGGTATCCCTCTTTAAACTCAGTGAATTTGTGCCGCACCATAAATGTTGCTAGAGCATCTGCTACCTAGCAACACATAAAGGAggattaagtaaaaaaaaaaatgccacaaCCTGAATCCATGCAACTAACCTATGTGTGCAAATTGAACCAAATAACTCTAGTACGATACATGTGGTCCACTGTGTATGTTCAGGCAAACACTGCTCACTTTTTCAGGTGCATCCTCATGAACAGCATGACCACACTGAGGCAGGACCTGCATCTGAAACTTCCCTGTGAACAAACAATGAAGTCATGGATCTGACTTAGATTTGTATGCTGTattctactgtatataaaaaacagtaaaacatgaatgaaacttGAAACTATGCATAAAATCACCATCTGAGCTTTCTTACCTTGCATTTGTCCAATGGTAAGGTCTTTGTCAAGCCTGTCCACTCCTGTACAATGGAACAAGTCAAAGGGGTGAAATTGTGCAGTCACTGTCTAAATAGCTCAAAAGAAAACCTGAACAATCTGTATGTATCCCAGTCAGTGAGACATCCCTGAAATGCCATGAAAACTGTGAATGCAGGTACTTTTTGTGTTTGCCAGTCCAAATAATAATTTAGGTCCAATGTGAGAAACTGTGACAGATCTAACCTGCGAGCAGAAGCAGTTTTGGCACAGGGCAGGTGAGAAAGAGAGCAGACAGGCCTCTGAACCAACCCTCCcagtatttttctgtctttgacaGCTCCACTCGCCAGGTGAAGATGCATTCCTTTTTTATCTGTATGAAAGAAATACAAGCATAATTTACAATACTAAACtaaaaagtaacagaaaaacgaaacaaaaaacaagcactgagagagacagacagaaccTCTTGATCATCTTCTTTCATCCGTTTCTTGTTGGactcttcttctgcttcttcttcttcttcctcttctatTATACCTTCACCAATGCTATTAGACACTCCTGAACTGCTGGTGGACTCCTCGCATCTGTGAACATTAGcacagcagaaaagaaaacttgtaAACTGATGCACTCGGTTGTATTGAGTGACATTAAGAAATAGTCATGTTACAAATTTACATAACTATTCTGTTGGATATATGGAATATTAAGTCCTCGAGCATTAGAGGTTTGTTAAAATgatatcaaaacaaaataaaaataattgtttataTTAATTACCTTGTCAGtaacccccttttttttttaattaatagtaCTATATTGTATGtaagaaagaataaaagtcTTTTATGTTTTGAGTTGTCCTTGAGTTTTTGTACAGTCTGCACTTGTATAACAGCATTTCTCCTTTATTAATACTAAAACACTTTACACTGCTTATCATTCATGTACACAATCACACACTGATGATCCACTGAGAACAATTTGGGGTTCAGGACACTACGAGGAGCTggaaatcaaaccaccaatctcATGTTTGGTggatgactgctctacctcctaAACCACAGCCACCATAgccatttgttgtgtttttttcttttgttgaagtttttattagtttgtattaataataaattataaaaaaaccCCTGACGTGTCACTTAACATACCAATGACATAAAGAGCAGACTTACTTTTTCACTTGGCCTCCCATTGACACCCTTGCTGATTCTATGTTCCGGATTTGGCCACTCTTCACACTGAGAGCACAGGAAAAGATTGATGTCAAAGTCAAACCTTAATAATCGAAAATCTGAGAATGGAGGGCATTACAGGAAAGCTGTCTAAGTGAAAACAAGATATGATGTATTCTTTCAACGTTGCTATTAGAAAATTATGTTTATGACAATGTGTGCGATCATTTACCAGGAGTAAATAATAATTTGGTCTAATCATACTCATCACTAACTGTTAGATGTTTACCTCCACTCGATGGCATTCTCCAGAGATTTAAATGTCTTTGGCCGACTTCTGAGGAAGTTCTGCATACTGTTCAGAGCATCCATTGCTGTACCTGAATGCAATAAACACATGTTTCAGTTGTTAATATACTTAGTAATACTGTACTGAGTTTGCAACtacttgttatttttttatgaatatttgTCATCTAACTTTTAGGCAAATCTAAAGTAGTTGTAAAATCAAATGCTATTTGCACAACTAAATGTTATAAACTCAATAATATGCATCTAGGATGCTCCTATTTGAGAAGCGTGTGCTTACCTTCTACAACGTCAATAACACAGAGGCCGAGCAGGGATGGTATATGATTGGCATTGGCTGTGTGAACTGCGATAGCCCCACCCATGCTGTGTCCAATAATCATTATAGGAGGAGGATTCTCTCCATAGAGTGCCTCCACCACTTTGCCGATATCTCTTTGGACACCAAAAATAAGGACAACCTTGTCAGAGAGTGTAGAAATGATCCTGTAAGCTCAGAAAACTCTCAAAAAGTGAGTGTTTCTAATTGATCAACGCTTAAACATTCAAGCGcgtcacattttaatttaaaaaatttagCACAGTAAATCATCCACatgtaaaaaatacaacagaaatcGACACCTGACTCTATATCTCTCTGTATACGGCCTCtaaatttgcatgttttttttgcattacGTATGCTTGTATGTGGTTCTCCCAAATCTAGTGTCTGCCTcaagtgcacacacagcaaCTCACTTGGCCATCGTGTCTGCAGACAGATCATCAGGATTTTTCACTTTGGTGTCACCTGCCAGTGAATAGAGAGAAGCAAATTTAATCTAAGCctgtaaaaatgcaaataaacaactTGCCAGATTATATAAGATGTGGGAAGAATTGGCCTCAAGATCAAGCTTCTTTGGAAAAGCAGTTTAATAATTGTGGTGCTTGAACTGCAATTTTGACACTACATACAGTGTATGTTAAgcatatattaaaatatgacataatgaaaatgatgacaCTGCAATACATTTAATAAGTACGACATAATCTTAagatatctacagtatatactataCAGTAATACGTGTGTATGATGTTTTGCAAAGTAATACTGAAAAGGGACTGACAGTACATAGTACTTCAAGTAAACTGAAAAACCACAAAGATTTCTATTTGC is part of the Anabas testudineus chromosome 14, fAnaTes1.2, whole genome shotgun sequence genome and harbors:
- the ppme1 gene encoding protein phosphatase methylesterase 1, which encodes MEKQLHLNLLASRPPMAGGFQSSSKMKMGPGRKRDFSPLPWSQYFETMEDVEVESENGKDIFRIYCSGSHGPVLLLLHGGGHSALSWAVFTAVICSRINCRVVAMDLRAHGDTKVKNPDDLSADTMAKDIGKVVEALYGENPPPIMIIGHSMGGAIAVHTANANHIPSLLGLCVIDVVEGTAMDALNSMQNFLRSRPKTFKSLENAIEWSVKSGQIRNIESARVSMGGQVKKCEESTSSSGVSNSIGEGIIEEEEEEEAEEESNKKRMKEDDQEIKKECIFTWRVELSKTEKYWEGWFRGLSALFLTCPVPKLLLLAGVDRLDKDLTIGQMQGKFQMQVLPQCGHAVHEDAPEKVADALATFMVRHKFTEFKEGYLC